The Methanoregula boonei 6A8 genome has a window encoding:
- the purE gene encoding 5-(carboxyamino)imidazole ribonucleotide mutase produces MADVSIICGSASDAAIADKAKKILDEHKITWDYQVISAHRDPDKLDAYIKNCPSGIYIAIAGLSAALPGVIASKTDKPVIGVPVSGTLNGLDALLSIVQMPKGVPVACVGVDNGDNAAHLAIRILKLAKN; encoded by the coding sequence ATGGCAGACGTAAGTATCATCTGCGGATCTGCATCCGATGCCGCAATTGCCGACAAGGCAAAGAAGATTCTTGACGAGCACAAGATCACCTGGGACTACCAGGTCATCTCTGCCCACCGGGACCCGGACAAACTGGATGCCTATATCAAAAATTGCCCGAGCGGGATCTATATCGCTATAGCCGGCCTCTCGGCCGCGCTGCCGGGGGTCATCGCTTCAAAGACCGACAAGCCGGTGATTGGGGTTCCGGTCAGCGGGACCTTGAACGGCCTTGATGCCCTGCTCTCGATCGTCCAGATGCCCAAAGGTGTGCCAGTAGCTTGCGTGGGTGTTGATAACGGGGATAACGCGGCACACCTTGCGATCCGGATCCTGAAACTCGCAAAGAATTAG